A section of the Jannaschia sp. S6380 genome encodes:
- a CDS encoding oligopeptide/dipeptide ABC transporter ATP-binding protein → MSPRLLSVEELDVTFPVTPRGAWPWTKPLGLQAVSKADLQLDEGETLGLVGESGSGKSTLARAIIGTVPATGGRILWKGRDITGSDAADRRRLGREMQMVFQDPLAALNPRMTVGQIVAEPLRTHRPDMRSDERARAVGQMMERVGLLPSLFNRYPHEFSGGQCQRIGIARALITEPEMLVCDEPVSALDVSVQAQVVNLLADLQRDMGLSMLFIAHDLSVVRHVSTRIAVMYLGRIVETAPAADLIADPRHPYTRALIASIPVPDPRREKARTRPVLQGELPSPLNPPSGCVFRTRCPIARAACAEARPLLVEETPGHRVACPFHAEQAPPDLARMATR, encoded by the coding sequence ATGAGCCCGCGCCTGCTGTCGGTCGAGGAGCTGGACGTGACCTTCCCGGTCACGCCGCGCGGTGCCTGGCCCTGGACGAAACCGCTCGGGCTTCAGGCGGTGTCGAAGGCCGACCTTCAACTGGACGAGGGCGAGACGTTGGGCCTCGTGGGCGAGTCGGGATCGGGCAAGTCGACGCTGGCCCGCGCGATCATCGGCACGGTACCGGCCACCGGCGGGCGCATCCTGTGGAAGGGGCGCGACATCACCGGCTCCGACGCCGCCGACCGGCGCCGCTTGGGGCGCGAGATGCAGATGGTGTTCCAGGACCCGCTGGCTGCGCTGAACCCGCGGATGACGGTCGGCCAGATCGTGGCCGAACCGCTGCGGACGCATCGCCCGGACATGCGGTCGGACGAACGCGCCCGCGCCGTGGGCCAGATGATGGAACGGGTCGGGCTGCTGCCGTCGCTGTTCAACCGCTACCCGCACGAATTCTCGGGCGGGCAGTGTCAGCGCATCGGCATCGCCCGTGCCCTGATCACCGAGCCGGAGATGCTGGTCTGCGACGAGCCGGTCTCGGCGCTCGACGTGTCGGTGCAGGCGCAGGTGGTGAACCTGCTGGCCGATTTGCAGCGCGACATGGGGCTATCGATGCTGTTCATTGCCCATGACCTCAGCGTGGTGCGGCACGTTTCGACCCGTATCGCGGTCATGTATCTGGGCCGCATCGTCGAGACCGCACCCGCCGCCGACCTGATCGCCGATCCGCGCCATCCCTATACGCGTGCGCTGATCGCCTCGATCCCCGTCCCTGATCCGCGCCGCGAAAAGGCGCGCACGCGTCCCGTTCTGCAGGGCGAGTTGCCGTCGCCGCTGAACCCGCCTTCGGGCTGCGTTTTCCGCACCCGCTGCCCGATCGCGCGCGCGGCCTGCGCCGAAGCCCGTCCTCTCCTGGTCGAGGAGACGCCGGGACACCGCGTCGCCTGCCCGTTCCATGCCGAGCAGGCGCCCCCAGATCTGGCCCGGATGGCGACCCGCTAG